A genomic segment from [Flavobacterium] thermophilum encodes:
- the yqgN gene encoding 5-formyltetrahydrofolate cyclo-ligase family protein: MDRKRELRRHMLSRLRQLPAAEKRVCDRQIAGYLYQWTPWKQARAIAITVARETEVDTAPIIEQAWREGKKVGVPKCDPAAKTMTFRRIVSFAQLEEAYAGLLEPIEEQTTAMDREEFDLIIVPGVCFAKNGFRIGYGGGYYDRYLPGAAAVTAALAYSFQVVDDIPAEEHDVPVEFIITDKGVIRCER, from the coding sequence ATGGACCGCAAACGGGAACTGCGCCGTCATATGCTCAGCCGGCTTCGGCAGCTTCCGGCGGCTGAAAAACGAGTTTGCGACCGGCAAATTGCCGGTTATTTATATCAATGGACGCCGTGGAAACAAGCCCGGGCGATCGCCATCACGGTGGCGCGGGAGACGGAAGTGGATACGGCGCCGATCATTGAACAAGCTTGGAGGGAAGGAAAAAAAGTCGGCGTGCCAAAATGCGACCCAGCGGCGAAAACGATGACGTTTCGGCGGATCGTGTCGTTTGCCCAGCTTGAAGAGGCGTATGCCGGGCTGCTTGAGCCGATCGAGGAACAAACGACGGCGATGGATCGCGAGGAGTTTGATCTCATTATTGTTCCAGGAGTGTGTTTTGCCAAAAATGGCTTTCGGATCGGCTACGGCGGCGGGTATTATGACCGGTACTTGCCGGGGGCGGCGGCAGTGACGGCGGCGCTTGCCTATTCGTTTCAAGTGGTGGACGACATCCCAGCAGAAGAACATGACGTGCCGGTAGAGTTCATTATTACCGATAAAGGGGTCATTCGCTGTGAGCGGTGA
- a CDS encoding YceG-like family produces MKKRTMRAFALGLLVATSFIGVSYYHSAPDAPTEAEVQAFLEQRGLVAIAKSEYDQLRRGRQTSAEQPAARPAKTVYIYRLVIQKGDTPETFAKELEDAGIIQSARTFREYLQQHGLTRSIRPGAYNVRSDMDYAAISRLIAKP; encoded by the coding sequence ATGAAGAAACGGACGATGCGCGCCTTTGCTCTCGGCCTGCTTGTTGCCACGTCATTCATCGGTGTCTCGTATTATCATTCCGCCCCCGATGCGCCGACGGAAGCGGAAGTGCAAGCGTTTCTCGAACAACGCGGGCTTGTTGCCATTGCGAAAAGCGAATACGATCAACTTCGCCGCGGCCGGCAAACGTCGGCTGAACAGCCGGCTGCGCGACCGGCGAAAACAGTATACATATACCGCCTTGTCATCCAAAAAGGCGACACTCCGGAAACGTTCGCCAAAGAGCTTGAGGATGCCGGCATTATTCAAAGCGCTCGCACGTTTCGCGAGTATTTGCAACAGCACGGGCTGACGCGCTCGATCCGCCCCGGCGCCTATAACGTGCGAAGCGATATGGATTATGCGGCGATCAGCCGCTTGATTGCTAAACCATAA
- the pstC gene encoding Phosphate transport system permease protein pstC yields MGVPTKKEQQFSVREMIVENQARQHWTKRMEKLAPKFLFTLAALSVLVMLGILFTLLFETIEFFRRVSIVEFVTSKEWLPWNEEHGSFGVAPLVTGTLLTTGIAMLLAIPIGLASAIYLSEYASERTRRIIKPALEVLAGIPTIVYGFFALTIVTPLLQKVIPDLEIFNALSPGLVMGIMIIPMIASLSEDAMSAVPNSIREGALALGATKFEVALKVVLPAAASGVIASFILGISRAVGETMIVAVAGGSSPEFTFDVTKSIQTLTAYIVQVTTGDAGYGTTIYYSIYAVGMTLFIFTLLMNILAQYISRRLREEY; encoded by the coding sequence ATGGGGGTTCCAACGAAGAAAGAACAGCAGTTCTCGGTGCGGGAGATGATCGTTGAAAACCAAGCGCGGCAACATTGGACGAAAAGGATGGAAAAGCTCGCGCCGAAGTTCCTTTTTACATTGGCGGCACTCTCCGTGCTCGTAATGCTCGGCATTTTGTTTACCCTTCTTTTTGAGACGATCGAATTTTTCCGCCGTGTATCGATTGTTGAGTTTGTCACAAGCAAAGAGTGGCTTCCGTGGAATGAGGAACACGGATCGTTCGGAGTCGCTCCGCTTGTGACCGGCACGCTGCTGACGACCGGTATCGCTATGCTTTTGGCTATTCCGATTGGGCTCGCTTCGGCCATTTACTTGAGCGAGTATGCGTCGGAGCGGACGCGCCGAATCATCAAGCCGGCGCTCGAAGTGCTTGCCGGCATTCCGACGATCGTGTACGGGTTTTTTGCGTTGACGATCGTGACGCCGTTATTGCAAAAGGTCATCCCGGATCTAGAGATTTTTAATGCGCTCAGCCCGGGGCTCGTCATGGGGATTATGATCATTCCGATGATCGCCTCGCTGTCAGAAGACGCGATGAGCGCAGTGCCAAACTCCATTCGCGAAGGCGCCTTGGCCCTTGGCGCGACAAAGTTTGAAGTAGCGCTTAAGGTCGTGCTTCCTGCCGCCGCTTCCGGAGTGATTGCCTCATTTATTTTAGGCATTTCCCGGGCGGTCGGTGAAACGATGATCGTCGCGGTGGCTGGCGGATCATCGCCGGAGTTTACGTTTGATGTTACGAAATCGATTCAAACATTGACCGCTTACATCGTCCAGGTGACAACCGGCGACGCCGGCTATGGGACGACGATTTATTACAGCATTTACGCTGTCGGGATGACGCTCTTTATTTTCACGCTGCTGATGAATATATTGGCGCAATACATTTCCCGCCGATTGAGGGAGGAGTATTGA
- the sodA_2 gene encoding Superoxide dismutase [Mn], with amino-acid sequence MPFELPALPYPYDALEPHIDKETMNIHHTKHHNTYVTNLNAALEGHPDLQNKSLEELLSNLEALPESIRTAVRNNGGGHATHSLFWTILSPNGGGEPTGELADAINKKFGSFTAFKDEFSKAAAGRFGSGWAWLVVNNGELEITSTPNQDSPIMEGKTPILGLDVWEHAYYLKYQNRRPEYIAAFWNIVNWDEVAKRYSEAKAK; translated from the coding sequence ATGCCATTTGAATTGCCAGCATTGCCGTATCCGTATGATGCCCTGGAGCCGCACATCGACAAAGAAACGATGAACATTCACCACACGAAGCACCATAACACATACGTTACAAATTTGAATGCGGCGCTTGAAGGACATCCGGATTTGCAAAACAAATCGCTCGAAGAACTGCTCAGCAATTTGGAAGCCCTTCCGGAAAGCATCCGCACGGCGGTGCGCAACAACGGCGGCGGCCATGCGACCCACTCGCTTTTCTGGACGATTTTGTCGCCAAATGGCGGCGGCGAGCCGACGGGTGAGCTGGCTGACGCCATCAACAAAAAATTCGGCAGCTTCACCGCGTTCAAAGACGAGTTTTCGAAAGCAGCGGCCGGCCGTTTCGGTTCCGGTTGGGCATGGCTTGTCGTGAACAACGGCGAGCTGGAAATTACGAGCACGCCGAACCAAGATTCGCCGATTATGGAAGGCAAAACGCCGATTCTCGGCTTGGACGTTTGGGAGCATGCGTACTACTTGAAATACCAAAACCGCCGTCCGGAATACATTGCCGCATTCTGGAACATTGTCAACTGGGACGAAGTGGCGAAACGGTACAGCGAAGCGAAAGCGAAGTAA
- the pstS gene encoding Phosphate-binding protein pstS precursor: protein MSKWKRLMLSSLLGGTMMIAAACGGGNGAQENEADSGSATKELSGEVIMDGSSTVYPIAEAAAEEYMMEQPNVKVSVGASGTGGGFEKFTKGETDFSNASRPIKEEEKQAAADNGIEFQEFQLAYDGISVVVNKENDWVDYLTVDELKKMWTEDGTVKKWSDIRPGWPDEEIKFFSPGHDSGTYDYFDEVILEGKELVKTAQLSEDDNILVRGVEGDQYAIGYFGYAYYLENKDKLKVVPIDGGNGPVEPTNETIETGKYTPLSRPLFTYVNVKSLKEKPQVYDYMEFLLETAGDLAEEVGYVRLPEEKYKEQLETLEGLK, encoded by the coding sequence ATGAGCAAATGGAAACGGCTGATGTTGTCGAGTTTGCTTGGCGGAACAATGATGATTGCTGCCGCCTGTGGAGGAGGAAATGGAGCGCAGGAAAACGAGGCGGACAGTGGATCCGCAACGAAAGAGCTGTCCGGTGAAGTGATCATGGACGGTTCCTCGACGGTATATCCAATTGCGGAAGCAGCTGCTGAAGAATATATGATGGAACAGCCAAACGTCAAAGTTTCCGTCGGTGCTTCTGGAACGGGAGGGGGATTTGAGAAGTTCACGAAAGGGGAAACCGATTTTTCGAACGCCTCTCGTCCAATCAAAGAGGAAGAAAAACAGGCAGCTGCCGACAACGGCATCGAGTTCCAAGAGTTTCAGCTTGCCTATGACGGTATTTCTGTTGTGGTCAATAAAGAAAACGATTGGGTTGATTACTTGACGGTGGATGAGTTGAAAAAAATGTGGACGGAAGACGGCACGGTGAAAAAATGGTCGGATATCCGTCCGGGCTGGCCGGACGAGGAAATCAAGTTTTTCTCGCCTGGTCATGATTCTGGGACATATGACTACTTTGATGAAGTGATTCTGGAAGGAAAAGAACTGGTCAAAACGGCTCAACTTTCGGAAGACGACAATATCCTCGTTCGTGGGGTTGAAGGGGATCAATATGCGATCGGCTACTTCGGTTATGCGTATTACTTGGAAAATAAAGATAAGCTGAAAGTGGTTCCGATCGATGGCGGCAACGGGCCAGTCGAGCCGACAAACGAGACGATTGAAACCGGGAAATACACCCCGCTTTCGCGGCCGCTGTTTACGTATGTGAACGTCAAATCGTTGAAAGAAAAGCCGCAAGTGTATGACTATATGGAGTTTTTGCTGGAAACAGCCGGGGACTTGGCGGAAGAGGTCGGTTACGTCCGCCTGCCGGAGGAAAAGTATAAAGAACAGCTTGAAACATTGGAAGGATTGAAATAG
- the rpmGA gene encoding 50S ribosomal protein L33 1 codes for MRVNITLACTECGERNYITSKNKRNNPERLELKKYCPRDRKVTLHRETK; via the coding sequence ATGCGTGTAAACATTACACTGGCATGCACAGAATGCGGCGAACGCAACTATATTACGTCCAAAAATAAACGCAACAACCCGGAACGTCTTGAACTGAAAAAATATTGCCCGCGGGACCGCAAAGTTACGTTGCACCGCGAAACGAAGTAA
- a CDS encoding Major Facilitator Superfamily, protein MAFFQKLTGQEQVNRDLLLLLCIGGFYALGVSLSNTFVNIYLWKQTGDFRDLALYNLAVVTMQPLTFIVAGRLAKQIDRILILRLGVSCLAVFFVTVLLVGSRAHQYLLVLGALLGVGYGFYWLAFNVLTFEITEPETRDFFNGFFGVLTSSAGMIGPIAAGYIISSLAGAKGYTVTFSLSLGLFIVAVLLSFFLKRRPAAGKYLFFRILKERNENRNWRLITNAHFFQGLREGSFVFVISVLVYVSSHSEWALGKYGLVNSFTSFIAYYVVSRLMKREYRMKAILLGGLLLYAAIFLIVFHPSYPRLLLYAVTIAIAYPILLVPYSSLTFDVIGKSWKSAEARVEYIVVRELFLNAGRVASILVFLAAVELFNEQTGIRVLMFVCGAGHLIIYWFVRRIRLTDGHPERERQGRLLLRPKLANERGGPTA, encoded by the coding sequence ATGGCATTTTTCCAAAAACTAACCGGCCAAGAACAAGTGAACCGCGACCTGTTGCTTTTGCTTTGCATCGGCGGATTTTACGCGCTCGGTGTTTCCCTGTCGAACACGTTTGTCAACATTTATTTGTGGAAACAGACCGGCGATTTTCGCGATTTGGCATTGTACAACTTGGCGGTCGTCACGATGCAGCCGCTGACGTTTATCGTTGCCGGCCGTCTGGCGAAACAGATCGACCGCATTTTGATTTTACGGCTTGGTGTGTCGTGTTTAGCCGTTTTTTTTGTCACGGTTTTGCTGGTCGGCTCCCGCGCCCATCAATATTTGCTCGTTCTCGGCGCGCTGCTCGGCGTCGGCTATGGTTTTTATTGGCTCGCTTTTAACGTGCTGACATTTGAAATTACCGAACCGGAGACGCGCGACTTTTTTAACGGTTTTTTCGGGGTGTTGACCTCATCAGCCGGTATGATCGGGCCGATTGCCGCCGGCTACATCATTTCGTCGCTGGCCGGGGCAAAGGGGTACACGGTGACGTTTTCGTTGTCGCTCGGTTTGTTTATTGTTGCGGTGCTGCTCAGCTTTTTCCTTAAGCGCCGTCCGGCAGCGGGGAAATATTTATTTTTCCGCATTTTAAAGGAACGGAATGAAAACCGGAACTGGCGGCTCATTACGAACGCCCATTTTTTTCAAGGACTGCGTGAAGGCTCGTTCGTTTTTGTCATTTCCGTGCTTGTCTACGTCAGCTCCCATAGCGAATGGGCGCTTGGCAAGTACGGATTGGTCAATTCCTTCACATCGTTTATCGCTTATTACGTCGTCTCCCGGTTGATGAAGCGGGAATACCGGATGAAAGCCATTTTGTTGGGCGGTCTTTTGCTGTATGCAGCCATTTTTCTCATCGTCTTTCATCCTTCGTACCCGCGCCTTCTTCTTTATGCCGTCACGATTGCCATCGCTTATCCGATTTTGCTTGTTCCGTACTCATCGTTGACGTTTGACGTGATCGGGAAAAGCTGGAAATCAGCGGAAGCGCGCGTCGAATATATCGTCGTCCGCGAGCTGTTTTTAAACGCCGGACGGGTGGCGTCGATTCTTGTCTTTTTGGCGGCGGTGGAGCTCTTTAACGAGCAGACGGGCATTCGTGTGCTGATGTTTGTGTGCGGCGCCGGGCATTTGATCATTTATTGGTTCGTCCGCCGCATCCGCTTGACTGATGGCCATCCGGAGCGGGAGCGGCAAGGGCGGCTTTTGCTTCGGCCGAAGCTGGCCAATGAACGGGGCGGCCCGACAGCATAA
- a CDS encoding Integral membrane protein DUF92, translated as MSGEWAYIAASAIAAGGGWLLRLLSASGAAATVVVGALVGYGFSWSGLWLLGLFFASSSFFSHIGRRKKEKLAEKVAKGGRRDAVQVLANGGVPAALGLLAALLPDPVWNELFVVAVAAANADTWASEIGALSRRPPRTWPSFQPVEAGTSGAVTLLGTAASLAGALFIAASGALLLPAAPWLPLALFGWFGSWLDTWLGAAWQTVYRCPVCGIATERKQHCGRMTVQVKGWRWLDNDAVNVLSAAGAVLAAALVLGR; from the coding sequence GTGAGCGGTGAATGGGCGTATATTGCTGCATCCGCCATCGCAGCCGGCGGCGGGTGGCTGCTGCGCTTGCTGTCCGCCTCGGGAGCGGCGGCGACCGTTGTTGTCGGCGCCTTGGTTGGGTATGGTTTTTCATGGAGCGGGCTATGGTTGCTGGGATTATTTTTTGCCAGCTCCAGCTTTTTCAGCCATATCGGGAGGCGGAAAAAGGAGAAACTCGCCGAAAAAGTGGCAAAAGGGGGGCGGCGCGATGCGGTCCAAGTGCTGGCCAACGGTGGAGTGCCGGCTGCGCTCGGACTGCTGGCGGCGCTGCTCCCTGACCCGGTTTGGAACGAGCTGTTCGTCGTCGCGGTCGCGGCGGCGAACGCCGATACATGGGCGTCGGAAATCGGTGCCTTGAGCCGGCGTCCGCCGCGGACATGGCCGAGTTTTCAGCCGGTCGAGGCCGGCACTTCCGGAGCGGTGACGCTCCTTGGCACGGCCGCTTCCCTTGCTGGGGCGCTGTTCATCGCCGCCAGCGGCGCGTTGCTCCTTCCCGCTGCACCGTGGCTCCCCCTTGCACTGTTCGGCTGGTTTGGCAGCTGGCTGGATACATGGCTTGGCGCCGCCTGGCAGACCGTTTACCGCTGTCCGGTATGCGGGATCGCCACCGAGCGAAAACAGCATTGCGGGCGGATGACCGTTCAGGTGAAAGGATGGCGCTGGCTTGACAACGATGCCGTCAACGTCTTGTCGGCTGCCGGTGCGGTGCTTGCCGCTGCCCTTGTGCTGGGGCGTTAG
- the pbpH gene encoding Penicillin-binding protein H, which translates to MKRKKRAQVPIRLNILFFFVFLLFSALILRLGVVQIVYGEDYRREVERTQDEIVSTPVPRGKIYDRFGRVIVDNTPQKAITYTRSKTTQPEEILDIARKLAQYIDIPDAEKKVTERDMKDYWILTHPKEAKRKVSEQERKKLADQGLTQKEIDKKVYEWTLDRITKQDLAQISKAELEVIAIKHEMESGYALTPQTVKSKGVTDREYAVVSEHLSELPGVNTTVDWDRKYVYDNTFRSVLGSVTEEDEGVPRERLDYFLARDYSRNDRVGKSYLEMQYEEVLHGKKAKVKNVVDKSGNVISVEQVYPGERGKDLVLTIDAELQQQVEQIIEQEILATKRKGRSPLLDRAFVVMMNPKTGEVLAMAGKLLQDGKFVDFAIGNITSAYAMGSAVKGATILTGFQTGVLHPNTYIKDEPLYIKDTPVKKSWKTMGTINELTALKQSSNVYMFKTAIAIGDGVYRPHEPLRINLEAFTTIRRYFSQFGLGVKTGIDLPNELSGFQGRGTLGGFLLDLAIGQYDMYTPMQLAQYVSTIANGGYRMKPQLVKEIREPSIDGKEPSRVIKRFEPIVLNRVDMKTEYIERVQEGFRRVMQEPGGTAYAYFANAPYKPAGKTGTAEAFYDGPIKSRRNDSTYNLTLVGYAPYNDPQVSFAVVVPWATQGESDGINNRIGRRILDAYFELKAKRMAGEPVQLPADGTETTEQS; encoded by the coding sequence ATGAAACGGAAGAAACGGGCACAAGTGCCGATTCGGTTGAACATTTTGTTTTTCTTTGTCTTCTTGTTGTTTTCGGCGCTGATTTTGCGCCTTGGGGTCGTGCAAATCGTGTATGGGGAGGACTACCGGCGCGAAGTGGAGCGAACGCAGGATGAAATCGTCAGCACGCCGGTGCCGCGCGGTAAAATTTACGATCGATTCGGCCGCGTGATCGTCGACAACACACCGCAAAAGGCGATTACGTACACGCGCTCCAAAACGACACAGCCGGAAGAAATATTGGACATAGCAAGGAAACTTGCCCAATACATCGACATTCCCGATGCTGAGAAAAAAGTAACTGAGCGCGATATGAAAGATTATTGGATTTTAACGCATCCGAAAGAAGCGAAACGGAAGGTGAGCGAACAAGAACGGAAAAAGCTCGCTGATCAAGGATTGACGCAAAAAGAGATCGACAAAAAAGTGTACGAGTGGACGCTCGATCGCATCACCAAGCAAGATTTGGCGCAAATTTCGAAAGCAGAGCTTGAAGTGATCGCCATTAAACATGAGATGGAGAGCGGCTACGCCTTGACGCCACAGACGGTCAAAAGCAAAGGAGTGACCGACCGCGAATATGCGGTCGTCAGCGAGCATTTGAGCGAGCTGCCCGGCGTCAATACGACGGTGGATTGGGACCGGAAATACGTCTATGACAATACATTCCGCTCTGTGCTCGGCAGTGTGACTGAAGAAGACGAAGGCGTCCCGCGCGAACGGCTCGACTACTTTTTAGCCCGCGACTACAGCCGCAATGACCGCGTCGGCAAAAGCTATTTGGAGATGCAGTATGAAGAAGTGCTGCACGGCAAAAAGGCAAAAGTGAAAAACGTTGTCGACAAATCGGGCAATGTCATCTCGGTTGAGCAAGTGTATCCAGGCGAGCGCGGCAAAGATCTCGTGTTGACGATCGATGCCGAGCTGCAGCAACAAGTCGAGCAAATTATTGAGCAGGAGATTTTGGCCACGAAGCGCAAAGGCCGCTCCCCGCTCTTGGATCGGGCGTTCGTCGTCATGATGAATCCCAAAACGGGCGAAGTGTTGGCGATGGCCGGCAAGCTTCTTCAAGATGGCAAATTTGTCGACTTTGCCATCGGCAACATTACGTCTGCTTATGCGATGGGATCGGCGGTGAAGGGGGCGACCATCCTTACCGGTTTTCAAACGGGAGTGCTCCATCCGAATACGTATATCAAGGACGAGCCGCTGTATATTAAAGATACCCCGGTGAAAAAATCGTGGAAAACGATGGGGACGATCAATGAACTGACGGCGCTCAAGCAGTCATCGAACGTCTATATGTTCAAAACAGCGATCGCCATCGGGGACGGTGTGTATCGTCCGCACGAGCCGCTTCGCATCAATCTAGAGGCATTTACGACGATTCGCCGCTATTTCAGCCAATTCGGCCTTGGCGTGAAAACAGGCATCGATTTGCCGAACGAACTTAGCGGCTTCCAAGGCCGAGGCACGCTCGGCGGATTTTTGCTTGACTTAGCCATCGGCCAGTACGATATGTATACGCCGATGCAGCTGGCGCAATACGTCTCGACGATCGCTAACGGCGGCTATCGGATGAAGCCGCAGCTCGTCAAAGAAATTCGTGAGCCGTCCATTGACGGAAAAGAACCTAGCCGCGTCATCAAACGGTTCGAGCCGATCGTGTTAAACCGCGTCGATATGAAGACGGAATACATTGAGCGCGTGCAGGAAGGGTTCCGCCGCGTCATGCAAGAGCCGGGCGGAACGGCGTATGCGTATTTCGCCAATGCCCCGTACAAGCCGGCCGGGAAAACAGGGACGGCTGAAGCGTTTTACGACGGGCCGATCAAAAGCCGCCGCAATGACTCGACCTACAATTTGACGCTTGTCGGCTATGCGCCGTATAATGATCCGCAAGTATCGTTCGCCGTTGTGGTCCCATGGGCGACGCAAGGGGAAAGCGACGGCATTAACAACCGCATCGGCCGCCGTATTTTGGACGCCTATTTTGAATTGAAGGCGAAACGAATGGCTGGAGAGCCTGTTCAACTGCCAGCCGACGGCACCGAAACAACAGAACAATCTTGA
- the pstA gene encoding Phosphate transport system permease protein pstA: MENKLDKPLVWRRMKGRLVQNAVLQAIFFAATIFGLIVLALLLSRVIMQAIGWLDGDFLNSFPSRRPEEAGIKSGLVGSLWLMMIVAPVSFILGVGTAIYLEEYARKNRFTALIQTNISNLAGVPSIVFGLLGLTVFVRELGLGRSVLAAGLTMSLLVLPVVVVAAQEAIRAVPQQLREASYAMGATKWQTICRVVLPAALPGMLTGAILAFSRAIGETAPLVVLGIPTFIAYLPGSVLDTFTAMPLQIYNWTGRPQEEFQHVAAAGIVVLLVFLILMNSVAVLIRNKFQKRF; the protein is encoded by the coding sequence ATGGAAAACAAATTGGACAAACCGCTCGTTTGGAGACGAATGAAAGGAAGGCTGGTGCAAAACGCCGTCTTGCAAGCCATTTTTTTTGCTGCTACGATTTTTGGACTCATTGTTCTCGCATTATTATTATCCCGTGTCATCATGCAGGCGATCGGCTGGCTCGATGGTGATTTCTTAAACAGCTTTCCTTCGCGCCGTCCGGAGGAAGCTGGGATTAAATCCGGACTGGTTGGCTCCCTTTGGCTGATGATGATTGTCGCACCGGTTTCGTTTATTTTGGGGGTTGGGACGGCCATTTATTTGGAAGAATACGCGCGCAAAAACCGTTTCACCGCGTTGATTCAAACGAATATTTCCAATCTGGCCGGCGTGCCGTCGATCGTGTTTGGCCTGCTGGGGCTTACGGTTTTTGTCCGTGAGCTTGGGCTTGGGCGCAGTGTCTTGGCGGCCGGGTTGACGATGAGCTTGCTCGTTCTTCCAGTGGTCGTCGTCGCGGCCCAAGAAGCGATTCGTGCGGTTCCTCAGCAGTTGCGGGAAGCGTCGTATGCCATGGGGGCGACGAAATGGCAAACGATTTGTCGGGTGGTGTTGCCGGCGGCGCTGCCGGGAATGCTGACGGGGGCCATTTTGGCGTTTTCCCGCGCTATTGGGGAGACAGCTCCGCTTGTGGTGCTCGGCATCCCGACGTTTATCGCCTACCTGCCGGGCAGCGTACTTGATACGTTTACCGCTATGCCGTTGCAAATTTACAACTGGACAGGGCGGCCGCAAGAGGAGTTTCAGCATGTAGCGGCTGCCGGGATTGTCGTCCTGCTCGTCTTTTTAATTTTGATGAATTCGGTCGCGGTATTGATTCGCAACAAGTTTCAAAAGCGGTTTTAA
- the phoU gene encoding Phosphate transport system protein phoU homolog, whose translation MRETFADDLRALHNKLVEMGRLTEVALQQAIDAFQTQNKHLAMAVIDGDGSIDKLEEEVNDFALWLIAKQQPVATDLRRIIAAIKIASDIERIADFAVNVAKACIRIGGEPFIIDIRPLVSMHQLAADMVSAAMTAYDREDASLAAQIADMDRQVDERYGEMMRALLEMEKTDKEALAQMNVLALVARYIERTADHATNIAEHLLYLVKGKHYDLND comes from the coding sequence ATGCGTGAAACGTTTGCTGATGACTTGCGAGCGCTGCACAACAAGCTGGTTGAGATGGGGCGGTTAACAGAAGTGGCATTGCAACAGGCGATTGACGCGTTTCAAACACAAAACAAACATTTGGCGATGGCCGTCATTGACGGAGACGGCTCGATTGACAAGCTCGAAGAAGAAGTGAACGACTTTGCGTTGTGGCTCATTGCGAAACAGCAGCCGGTCGCGACCGACTTGCGCCGCATCATCGCCGCGATCAAAATCGCGAGCGATATCGAGCGGATCGCCGATTTTGCCGTTAATGTCGCCAAGGCGTGCATCCGCATCGGCGGCGAGCCGTTCATCATCGACATCCGCCCGCTAGTGTCGATGCACCAATTGGCGGCAGACATGGTATCGGCGGCTATGACGGCGTACGATCGGGAAGATGCATCGCTGGCTGCACAAATTGCCGATATGGATCGTCAGGTTGACGAGCGGTACGGGGAGATGATGAGAGCGCTGCTTGAGATGGAGAAAACAGATAAAGAGGCGCTGGCGCAAATGAACGTGCTGGCTCTCGTCGCCCGGTATATTGAACGGACGGCGGATCATGCGACCAACATCGCCGAGCATCTCCTTTATCTCGTCAAAGGGAAGCATTATGATTTGAATGATTGA
- the pstB3 gene encoding Phosphate import ATP-binding protein PstB 3 encodes MMATKTKKTKLSPLVEPSAATPAVEDVATKGVVYETTDLNLWYGEHHALKHIHLTIYENEVTAIIGPSGCGKSTYIKTLNRMVELVPNVRIAGQLVYRGRNIFDPSYPVEQLRTQVGMVFQKPNPFPKSIYDNIAYGPRIHGIRNKKVLDEIVEKSLRGAALWDEVKDRLHDHAYGLSGGQQQRLCIARCLAIEPDVILMDEPTSALDPISTLKIEELIQELKKQYSIIIVTHNMQQAARISDKTAFFLNGEVIEYAETNKLFSNPADQRTEDYITGRFG; translated from the coding sequence ATGATGGCAACAAAAACAAAGAAAACAAAACTCTCACCGTTGGTCGAACCGTCTGCGGCAACGCCGGCGGTCGAAGATGTTGCAACAAAAGGCGTTGTGTACGAGACAACAGATTTAAACTTATGGTATGGTGAACATCATGCGCTGAAGCACATTCATTTAACAATTTATGAAAATGAGGTGACGGCAATTATCGGGCCGTCAGGATGTGGAAAATCGACCTATATTAAAACGTTGAACCGAATGGTCGAGCTCGTGCCGAACGTCCGCATTGCCGGCCAGCTCGTCTACCGCGGGCGCAACATTTTTGACCCTTCCTATCCGGTTGAACAATTGCGGACACAAGTCGGCATGGTGTTTCAAAAGCCGAACCCGTTCCCGAAATCGATTTACGACAATATTGCTTACGGTCCCCGCATTCATGGCATCCGCAATAAAAAAGTGCTCGACGAAATTGTCGAAAAAAGTTTGCGCGGGGCGGCGCTTTGGGATGAGGTAAAAGATCGGCTGCACGATCATGCCTACGGGTTATCAGGCGGACAGCAGCAGCGATTGTGCATCGCCCGCTGTTTGGCGATTGAGCCGGACGTTATTTTAATGGATGAACCGACGTCGGCGCTCGATCCGATTTCCACGTTGAAAATCGAGGAACTTATTCAAGAATTGAAAAAACAATACAGCATCATTATCGTGACCCATAACATGCAGCAAGCGGCCCGCATTTCGGACAAAACAGCGTTTTTCTTGAACGGAGAAGTGATTGAATACGCAGAGACGAACAAGCTGTTTTCCAATCCGGCCGACCAGCGTACAGAAGACTACATTACCGGCCGTTTCGGATAA